One window of Bacteroidota bacterium genomic DNA carries:
- a CDS encoding AbgT family transporter has translation MSDDARDPEERLTSSPEEFSTSPDDSPISTNGSPSSNGKGASSEEPSGFFAKFLAFVEWLGNLLPHPVTLFALFAFGVVLISGIAGWLELAVEDPRPDGARGRTDDGMIRAVSLMTGEGLRFIVTTLVTNFTGFVPLGTVLVALLGVGVAEYSGMLSALIRGIVLKAPKGLVTMAIVFSGVLSNTASEMGYVVLVPLAGVIFLALGRHPLAGMAAAFAGVSGGYSANLLIGTVDPLLAGITQEAAQLIDPEYEVHAAVNWYFMMISTFLITGVGTYVTAKIVEPRLGSYDDSNADPSIHDENAMEPLSAKEVSGLRWAGVASLVVFGILALLVVPESGVLRNPETGAVLNSPFLRGIVAFIFVAFLIPGAVYGWVVGTVRSDRDVVEGMANAMSTLGLYIVLVFFAAQFVAFFRETQLGAILAVTGSNFLIEANLTGPLVFIPFILMCCFVNLMLGSASAQWAVTAPIFVPMLMLIGYSPEVIQAAYRIGDSTTNIITPMMSYFGLILAFAAKYDRKMGIGTIIATMLPYSIFFLIGWVILFYLWVFVLGMPVGPEAPTFYTPGN, from the coding sequence ATGTCAGACGACGCCCGCGATCCTGAGGAGCGCTTGACTTCCTCGCCCGAGGAGTTTTCCACCTCCCCCGACGACAGCCCCATCTCCACGAACGGTAGCCCGTCGTCCAACGGGAAAGGTGCTTCGTCCGAGGAGCCCAGCGGGTTCTTTGCGAAGTTCCTCGCTTTCGTCGAGTGGTTGGGCAACCTGCTTCCGCACCCGGTGACGCTGTTCGCGCTGTTTGCCTTTGGCGTGGTGCTCATCAGCGGAATCGCGGGGTGGCTGGAGTTGGCCGTCGAAGATCCGCGCCCTGACGGTGCACGCGGCCGCACCGACGACGGCATGATCCGCGCCGTGTCGCTCATGACCGGCGAGGGGCTGCGCTTCATCGTAACCACGCTCGTGACCAACTTCACGGGGTTCGTGCCGCTCGGAACGGTGCTCGTGGCGCTGTTGGGCGTGGGCGTGGCAGAGTACTCGGGCATGCTCTCGGCGCTGATTCGCGGCATCGTGCTCAAGGCGCCCAAAGGCCTCGTGACGATGGCGATCGTGTTCTCGGGCGTGCTCTCCAACACGGCGAGCGAGATGGGCTACGTCGTCCTAGTGCCGCTCGCGGGCGTGATTTTCCTGGCCCTCGGGAGGCACCCGCTGGCGGGGATGGCCGCAGCTTTCGCAGGCGTCTCGGGCGGCTACTCGGCGAACCTTCTCATCGGCACCGTAGACCCGCTCCTGGCGGGCATCACGCAGGAAGCCGCCCAGCTTATCGACCCGGAGTATGAGGTCCACGCGGCGGTGAACTGGTACTTCATGATGATCAGCACCTTTCTGATCACCGGCGTAGGGACCTACGTGACGGCGAAGATCGTGGAGCCGCGGCTGGGATCTTATGACGATTCGAACGCCGACCCCAGCATCCACGACGAGAACGCGATGGAGCCGCTCAGCGCGAAGGAGGTCAGCGGCCTCCGCTGGGCGGGCGTTGCCTCGCTGGTCGTCTTCGGCATCCTGGCCTTGCTCGTCGTTCCTGAGAGTGGCGTGCTGCGCAACCCGGAGACAGGTGCCGTGCTCAACTCGCCGTTCCTTCGCGGGATCGTCGCGTTCATCTTCGTGGCGTTCTTGATCCCTGGCGCCGTCTATGGCTGGGTCGTTGGCACTGTGCGTTCGGACCGCGACGTGGTCGAGGGCATGGCCAACGCCATGAGCACGCTCGGGCTCTACATCGTGCTCGTGTTCTTCGCGGCGCAGTTCGTGGCCTTCTTCCGCGAGACGCAGCTCGGCGCGATCCTCGCCGTGACCGGCTCCAACTTCCTCATCGAGGCGAACCTGACGGGGCCGCTCGTCTTCATCCCGTTCATCTTGATGTGCTGCTTCGTCAACCTCATGCTTGGTTCGGCGAGCGCGCAGTGGGCCGTCACCGCGCCCATCTTCGTGCCGATGCTCATGCTGATCGGCTACAGCCCGGAGGTCATCCAGGCCGCCTACCGCATCGGCGACTCGACGACCAACATCATCACGCCGATGATGAGCTACTTTGGGCTCATCCTCGCCTTCGCAGCGAAGTACGACCGCAAGATGGGGATCGGGACCATCATCGCCACGATGCTGCCCTACTCGATCTTCTTCCTCATCGGGTGGGTCATCTTGTTCTACCTCTGGGTTTTCGTGCTCGGTATGCCAGTCGGCCCAGAGGCGCCGACTTTCTACACACCGGGCAACTAA
- a CDS encoding lamin tail domain-containing protein, translating to MRRLLILSLLLSPFVATAQLSDDFSDGDFTANPTWTGDTDRFSVVPFEGDFALRSDGLAASDTIALATPSATTASTWRFRFRFEDNLTTGKGTRVYLLADTDDLKGEVRGYYVQIGTNNSDEIRLYRQDGPPSARVELGDGILDVVSGDAGDVIVEVTRDDAGLWTVTANPDASGPSLTASDDTYASGTHVGIWLKHTSAAGQAFFWDDFEVAGSSSDTTPPVAESVIAGPTLLTVQFSEPIDRDTIEPDDFVVPGVGSPFATERDNFDGIRLFFSSAFAPGSYTLEVRGLADAAGNLLVPTVLPFEIEGDPPVLVEAIPLSETIVEVRFNEPIGNIDDRLLFEITPGIGTPIEAGIPLNPPVAVNLLTLGSPLVEGTLYTVTARGAIDALGNVQPETSASFFFGTPAVPTLGDLVVNEIMYDPPTGGSDEYVEVFNRTTSAFDLSEFLLADATAASRIASVPTVIQPGGFGVLVRDSLAFATAFPGVPFVEVPSWRALNNGGDDVTLLYQPADEDPPVEIDQVPYLPSWGGTDAALERIDPEGPSASASNFATTTDPSGGTPGAANSVFAPDETPPALAEVEALSATELLVRFDEPVDAATAGTASNYTISDGIGAPSAAMVAPEGDPAEVALTLGTPLTGPRAFELVARNIADQRGNVLAEGRVSLFFGEGDTPDPNDLVLNEIMYDPPSGGSSEYVEVFNRTTDRVFNLRDFTLDDASIVPTAITDAAAFVSPGDYAVIVQDLDAFRAAFPNFDATGAVVIEQRGWGTLNNSGDTVILSFSADDPVVIDSVAYLASFGGDGVALERKDPAGASSSRSNFATSTDPAGGTPGRQNSVFELDETPPMLVGAEALDATRLLVRFDEPLAQDGAENPANYTISGGIGEPSAALLAPEGDPTDVLLTLGTALSGPQSYTLTVRGASDLRGNAIAETSTRFFFGEGDIPIPGDLVLNEILYDPPANGAGEYVEVFNSTTDKVFDLRQFALDDASVVPTPVTDQPVFVEPGGYGVIVQNADAFRAVFGGRGEVEQAGWGSLNNSGDTAVLSFLGGVAPVVLDSVAYTPSFGGDGVALERKDPAGPSQSRANFASSVDPAGGTPGALNSAFEPDTFGPLPVEAEIAADERSLVVFFDEPLDVASVDVAAFTLAADGIAVPAITEVTIAAGSEPTVQLTLDGRLPTGDLTLTVTGVRDLLGNETTGAALLIPFVADVTPPSVTSAVVLSPTSIAVLFSEVVPASTALVPDSYAVDQGIGAPRSVVYDTALIGEAVRLTFETPLAEQTLYTLTVSGLADRSGNVSSAQSVLLFFGETDTPNPGDIVVNEFMFDPLAGVDGEYVELRNLTDKTFNLQQFRLTDDGDPDASPISDTPLLLAPDGLLVLAQAPDSVRAVFGDVPNLFAADDFPGLNNTEDAVVLSTRIDGRAVTIDSVAYSNEWHRPELRETDGVALERIAGDGPPSEASNWSSSLAASGGTPGLVNSVFVDPQAPPPGDAGLTIDSPFAPDEGQSARIAFTLESDAALVRVRVFDGAGRLVRSLESGDLVGRSGFLDWNGRDDAGRQLRVGIYVVLLEALDAQGGSTEAYKDVAVLARRF from the coding sequence ATGCGTCGCCTGCTCATTCTTTCGCTGCTCCTGAGTCCGTTCGTTGCCACCGCGCAACTCTCGGACGATTTCTCCGACGGCGACTTCACTGCAAACCCGACGTGGACGGGCGACACGGATCGGTTCTCAGTCGTCCCCTTCGAAGGCGATTTTGCGCTGCGCTCGGATGGCCTCGCCGCGAGCGACACCATCGCACTAGCGACCCCGAGCGCAACGACGGCAAGCACGTGGCGCTTCCGCTTTCGATTCGAGGACAACCTCACGACTGGCAAAGGCACGCGCGTCTATCTGCTCGCAGACACGGACGACCTCAAAGGCGAGGTGCGCGGCTACTACGTCCAGATCGGCACGAACAACAGCGACGAAATCCGGCTCTACCGGCAGGACGGGCCCCCTTCAGCTCGGGTCGAACTCGGCGACGGCATCCTTGACGTGGTGTCCGGTGATGCGGGCGATGTGATCGTCGAGGTGACGCGCGATGACGCAGGACTATGGACCGTCACCGCCAATCCAGACGCGAGCGGGCCGAGCCTCACCGCCTCGGACGACACGTACGCCTCCGGCACCCACGTTGGCATCTGGCTCAAACACACGTCGGCAGCAGGCCAAGCGTTTTTTTGGGACGACTTCGAAGTCGCTGGAAGCAGCAGCGATACGACGCCCCCTGTCGCCGAGTCCGTGATCGCCGGGCCGACACTGCTGACGGTTCAGTTTTCCGAACCAATCGACCGCGACACGATCGAACCCGATGACTTCGTGGTACCAGGCGTAGGCTCTCCGTTCGCGACCGAGCGTGACAATTTCGATGGCATCCGGTTGTTTTTCAGCAGTGCATTCGCACCAGGGTCCTATACGTTGGAAGTCCGTGGCCTCGCCGACGCCGCAGGCAACCTGCTCGTCCCGACCGTGCTCCCTTTCGAGATCGAGGGCGACCCGCCCGTGCTCGTCGAGGCAATCCCGCTCTCAGAAACCATAGTCGAGGTCCGCTTCAACGAGCCCATAGGCAACATCGATGACCGGCTTCTCTTCGAGATCACGCCGGGAATCGGTACGCCCATCGAGGCGGGCATCCCCCTCAATCCGCCGGTAGCCGTCAACCTACTCACGCTCGGATCGCCGCTCGTCGAAGGGACGCTCTACACCGTCACCGCGCGGGGTGCCATCGACGCGCTCGGCAACGTGCAGCCCGAAACCTCAGCCTCGTTCTTCTTCGGAACGCCCGCGGTCCCGACCCTCGGCGACTTGGTCGTGAATGAGATCATGTACGACCCGCCGACCGGTGGCTCCGATGAGTATGTGGAAGTCTTCAACCGGACCACGTCGGCGTTCGACCTCAGCGAGTTCTTGTTGGCTGACGCCACTGCTGCGTCCCGGATCGCCTCTGTGCCGACGGTGATTCAACCAGGCGGCTTCGGCGTGCTCGTGCGCGACTCGCTCGCCTTCGCTACGGCCTTTCCCGGCGTCCCGTTCGTGGAAGTGCCATCGTGGCGGGCCCTCAACAACGGCGGCGACGACGTGACGCTCCTGTATCAACCCGCCGACGAGGACCCACCCGTCGAGATCGACCAGGTGCCCTACCTCCCGAGTTGGGGCGGGACCGACGCTGCACTGGAGCGGATCGACCCCGAGGGGCCCTCTGCTTCTGCCTCGAATTTTGCCACCACGACCGATCCGAGCGGTGGTACTCCAGGCGCAGCCAACAGCGTGTTTGCCCCCGACGAAACGCCGCCAGCGCTCGCTGAGGTCGAAGCCCTCTCTGCAACCGAGTTGCTCGTGCGTTTCGACGAACCCGTCGACGCTGCCACAGCAGGCACCGCGTCAAATTACACGATCTCAGACGGCATCGGGGCGCCCAGCGCAGCCATGGTGGCGCCCGAAGGAGACCCGGCCGAGGTGGCACTAACCCTTGGCACGCCACTCACGGGTCCGCGGGCCTTCGAGTTGGTCGCACGCAACATCGCCGACCAACGCGGCAACGTCCTCGCAGAGGGACGCGTGTCGTTGTTCTTCGGTGAGGGCGACACCCCAGACCCGAACGACCTCGTCCTCAACGAGATCATGTACGACCCACCGAGCGGAGGCTCCAGCGAATACGTCGAGGTGTTCAACCGCACCACCGACCGCGTCTTCAACCTCCGTGACTTCACGCTCGATGATGCCTCTATCGTACCCACCGCCATCACCGATGCGGCGGCGTTCGTCAGTCCAGGCGACTACGCGGTCATTGTGCAGGACCTCGACGCGTTTCGGGCAGCCTTTCCCAACTTCGACGCCACGGGCGCGGTCGTCATAGAACAACGCGGTTGGGGCACGCTCAACAACAGCGGCGACACTGTCATACTCAGCTTCAGTGCCGACGACCCCGTCGTGATCGACTCCGTCGCCTACCTCGCCAGTTTCGGCGGCGATGGCGTTGCGCTGGAACGGAAAGATCCCGCAGGAGCCTCGTCGAGCCGCAGCAACTTCGCCACGTCGACGGACCCGGCTGGAGGCACGCCGGGCCGCCAGAACAGCGTGTTCGAACTGGATGAGACGCCGCCGATGCTCGTCGGTGCTGAGGCGCTCGATGCGACGCGCCTGTTGGTCCGCTTCGACGAGCCGCTCGCCCAGGACGGCGCTGAGAACCCTGCCAACTACACCATTTCGGGCGGCATCGGCGAGCCTAGCGCCGCCCTGCTTGCGCCGGAGGGCGATCCGACAGACGTGCTGCTTACGCTAGGCACTGCGCTGTCTGGACCACAGAGCTACACCCTCACCGTACGTGGCGCGTCAGACCTACGCGGTAACGCGATTGCCGAGACATCGACGCGATTCTTCTTCGGCGAAGGCGACATACCGATCCCCGGCGATCTCGTCCTCAATGAAATCCTCTACGACCCCCCCGCCAACGGTGCAGGCGAGTACGTCGAGGTCTTCAATAGCACGACCGACAAGGTCTTCGACCTACGCCAGTTCGCACTCGACGATGCCAGCGTAGTGCCTACGCCTGTGACGGACCAGCCGGTTTTCGTCGAGCCCGGCGGCTATGGCGTCATCGTGCAAAATGCTGACGCCTTCCGCGCTGTTTTCGGGGGGCGCGGCGAGGTTGAGCAGGCCGGCTGGGGCTCGCTCAACAACAGCGGCGACACGGCGGTCCTAAGCTTTCTCGGTGGCGTGGCTCCGGTGGTGCTCGACTCGGTCGCCTACACGCCCAGCTTTGGCGGCGACGGTGTGGCGCTTGAGCGCAAGGACCCTGCCGGGCCGTCGCAGAGCCGCGCCAACTTCGCTTCGTCCGTTGACCCGGCGGGCGGGACACCGGGCGCGCTGAACAGTGCCTTCGAGCCGGACACGTTCGGGCCGCTCCCTGTCGAAGCGGAGATTGCGGCCGACGAGCGCAGCCTCGTGGTATTCTTCGACGAGCCATTGGACGTCGCCAGCGTAGATGTTGCGGCGTTTACACTCGCAGCGGATGGCATCGCCGTGCCCGCAATCACGGAAGTCACCATCGCTGCGGGCTCGGAACCAACGGTGCAACTCACGCTCGACGGCCGCCTACCCACTGGCGATCTGACGCTGACCGTCACCGGCGTCCGCGACCTGCTCGGCAACGAGACAACCGGGGCTGCGCTGCTCATCCCGTTTGTCGCCGATGTCACGCCGCCTTCTGTGACGAGCGCCGTCGTGCTGTCGCCAACCAGCATCGCCGTGCTCTTCAGCGAGGTCGTGCCCGCGTCAACGGCGCTAGTGCCCGACAGCTATGCGGTGGACCAAGGCATCGGCGCTCCCCGCAGCGTCGTGTATGACACAGCGCTCATCGGCGAGGCGGTGCGGCTGACGTTCGAGACGCCTCTGGCCGAGCAGACGCTCTACACGCTCACGGTGTCTGGGCTTGCCGATCGCAGCGGTAACGTGAGCAGCGCTCAGTCTGTGCTCCTGTTCTTCGGCGAAACGGACACGCCGAACCCCGGTGACATCGTCGTCAACGAGTTCATGTTCGATCCGCTGGCCGGAGTAGATGGCGAATACGTCGAGCTGCGCAACCTGACGGACAAGACTTTCAACCTCCAGCAATTCCGACTCACGGACGACGGGGATCCCGACGCCTCCCCGATCAGCGATACGCCGCTCCTCCTCGCACCCGATGGGCTGCTCGTGCTCGCGCAGGCCCCTGACAGCGTCCGCGCCGTCTTCGGCGACGTTCCCAACCTCTTTGCCGCCGACGACTTCCCCGGGCTCAACAACACCGAAGATGCCGTGGTGCTCTCGACCCGCATCGACGGACGCGCGGTGACCATCGACTCGGTGGCGTACAGCAATGAGTGGCACCGCCCTGAACTGCGGGAGACGGACGGGGTCGCCCTCGAACGCATCGCGGGCGACGGCCCGCCGAGCGAAGCGTCAAACTGGTCGAGCAGCCTCGCCGCAAGTGGGGGCACGCCAGGGCTGGTCAACAGCGTATTTGTCGATCCGCAGGCCCCGCCCCCGGGCGACGCAGGCCTGACGATCGACTCACCGTTTGCGCCCGACGAAGGCCAATCGGCGCGGATCGCGTTCACGCTGGAGAGCGATGCCGCGCTCGTGCGCGTGCGCGTCTTCGACGGCGCCGGGCGGCTAGTCCGCAGTCTCGAATCGGGCGACCTTGTTGGGCGCAGCGGCTTCCTCGACTGGAACGGACGCGACGACGCCGGGCGGCAACTTCGGGTCGGGATCTACGTCGTCCTCCTCGAAGCACTCGACGCGCAGGGCGGCTCTACGGAAGCCTACAAGGATGTGGCCGTGCTAGCCCGGCGATTCTAG
- a CDS encoding pectin acetylesterase-family hydrolase — MCVLAACDTSVDAPIVETVSSSVGVFDDAPYVPTAYARSSEWTWLDAPESMCRDGSASGVGVRAVPGSTKLLFLMQGGGACLDPGSCETNPSKFDETDFNNLFAFIGNAGVFDQSRTNNPFADWNIVFIPYCTGDVHSGSNPNGFVPGVEGVQRFVGYQNLQTYLGRLGDRLERADRVVLSGVSAGGFGTIGTYGLFAEAFAPTPVDVLDDSGPLLRDDAAYSPELQSFQRFLWNLGPSIPDACPECTQLNGDGIENVLPYYARTYPDANFGLISYEQDATIRFFNGSVLPTCTPENPLGCLIPGETFRDALYDLREILPENVGTYYVPGEAHTFLLGEQFYTTRVNGLPLSRAVQRFLEGKTLGVPPTP; from the coding sequence GTGTGTGTACTTGCTGCGTGCGACACGTCTGTCGACGCGCCCATCGTCGAGACAGTGTCGTCCAGCGTTGGCGTCTTTGACGACGCGCCGTACGTCCCGACCGCCTACGCTCGCAGCAGCGAATGGACGTGGCTCGACGCGCCCGAGTCGATGTGCCGCGACGGCTCGGCCTCGGGCGTCGGCGTCCGGGCTGTGCCTGGTTCCACCAAGCTGCTCTTCCTGATGCAGGGCGGCGGCGCGTGCCTCGACCCAGGCTCGTGCGAAACCAACCCCTCAAAGTTCGACGAGACTGACTTCAACAACCTGTTTGCCTTCATCGGCAATGCCGGGGTCTTCGACCAGAGCCGCACCAACAACCCGTTCGCCGACTGGAACATCGTCTTCATCCCCTACTGCACCGGCGACGTGCACTCCGGGAGCAACCCGAACGGCTTCGTGCCAGGCGTCGAAGGCGTCCAGCGTTTTGTGGGCTACCAGAACCTCCAGACCTACCTGGGACGCCTCGGCGATCGACTGGAACGCGCTGACCGAGTCGTCCTCTCGGGCGTGAGCGCTGGGGGCTTCGGCACCATCGGTACCTACGGCCTTTTCGCCGAGGCCTTCGCGCCGACACCCGTAGACGTGCTCGACGACTCTGGCCCGCTCCTCCGCGACGACGCGGCGTACTCGCCAGAGCTACAGTCCTTCCAGCGCTTCCTGTGGAACCTCGGCCCCTCGATCCCGGACGCTTGCCCGGAGTGCACGCAGCTGAACGGCGATGGCATCGAGAACGTGCTGCCCTACTATGCCCGCACGTACCCCGACGCCAACTTCGGGCTGATCTCATATGAGCAGGACGCCACGATCCGCTTCTTCAACGGCTCGGTCCTACCGACGTGTACGCCCGAGAACCCGCTCGGCTGCCTGATTCCCGGCGAGACCTTCCGCGACGCGCTCTACGACCTCCGCGAGATCCTGCCAGAGAACGTCGGCACGTACTACGTGCCTGGCGAGGCCCACACGTTCCTCCTCGGCGAGCAGTTTTATACCACGCGTGTGAACGGGCTCCCGCTGTCGCGCGCGGTTCAACGCTTCCTCGAAGGCAAAACGCTCGGCGTGCCGCCCACGCCGTAG
- a CDS encoding ABC transporter ATP-binding protein has translation MESKPDEATPDASKVPLLPALGRILALARPYAGRLAIALILTVGATVVSLIVPLGLRELLDAVFEAGNSGLLDTLTVLLLGLFVARALLSLAGEYLLGWTGERVVSDLRQRLYAHLHRLGLRFYAESRTGEITSRLTNDVSKIQSAATSSLSSLLTETISFIGAVGLMLFLNWRLSLVIFATVPAVSFLTRWAGVKLRQLARSIQDQLADTTAIAEEAIQGIRVVKAFAREPYEVARYSEGVEALFETSRRKILFSSAFWSSVGMIFMMVIVGIFWFGGREVLAGRLTAGDLVAFIFYALTISRAVGSLSRLYTTYSSAAGASERLFDLLDTVPEIPEAQRAQPLARPSGAVAFDAVSFAYDDGHPVLTDVSFAVEPGTTVALVGPSGAGKTTLLNLVPRFYDPAAGRVTFDGHDLRELQIASLRNHISIVAQDVQLFGRSVRENIRYGRLDACDADVEAAAQAANAHDFITALPGGYDAEIGEDGVKLSGGQRQRLAIARALLRDPAVLLLDEATSALDAESEALVQEALARLMDGRTTFVIAHRLATVRDADRILVLDHGRIVETGTHDELVALDGLYARLAAMQFNGADVGFTGPSSENGATELLMS, from the coding sequence TTGGAATCAAAACCGGACGAGGCAACCCCCGACGCTTCGAAAGTCCCGCTCCTCCCTGCGCTGGGTCGAATTCTGGCGCTCGCTCGGCCCTACGCCGGCCGCCTTGCTATCGCGCTCATCCTGACGGTGGGCGCTACCGTCGTCTCGCTGATCGTGCCGCTTGGGCTCCGCGAGTTGCTCGACGCCGTCTTCGAGGCAGGTAACAGCGGGCTTCTCGACACGCTCACCGTGCTCTTGCTCGGCCTGTTCGTGGCACGAGCCCTGTTGAGTCTCGCCGGTGAGTACCTCCTCGGCTGGACCGGCGAGCGTGTCGTCTCGGACTTGCGGCAGCGTCTCTACGCACACCTGCATCGGTTGGGGCTTCGCTTCTATGCCGAGAGCCGTACGGGCGAAATCACGTCGCGCCTCACCAACGACGTCTCGAAGATTCAGAGCGCGGCAACGAGTTCGCTTTCCAGCCTGCTCACCGAAACGATTTCCTTCATCGGTGCCGTCGGGCTGATGCTGTTTCTCAACTGGCGGCTGTCGCTGGTCATCTTTGCTACGGTCCCGGCCGTCTCATTCCTCACACGCTGGGCCGGCGTGAAGCTCCGGCAACTCGCCCGCTCGATTCAAGATCAGCTCGCCGACACGACGGCCATCGCCGAGGAAGCCATCCAGGGCATTCGTGTTGTGAAGGCCTTTGCACGAGAGCCCTACGAGGTGGCGCGCTACAGCGAGGGCGTCGAGGCGCTCTTCGAAACGTCGCGCCGCAAGATCCTTTTCTCGTCGGCCTTCTGGTCCAGCGTGGGGATGATCTTCATGATGGTGATCGTCGGCATTTTCTGGTTCGGGGGGCGCGAGGTGCTTGCGGGGCGGCTCACGGCGGGCGACCTCGTCGCGTTCATTTTCTACGCGCTCACGATTTCGAGGGCGGTCGGCTCGCTGTCCCGCCTCTACACGACCTACAGCAGCGCCGCCGGGGCGTCGGAGCGGTTGTTCGACCTACTCGACACCGTCCCGGAAATCCCTGAGGCTCAGAGGGCCCAACCACTCGCACGTCCCAGCGGCGCCGTTGCCTTCGATGCGGTGTCGTTTGCCTACGACGATGGGCACCCCGTGCTCACGGATGTATCGTTTGCAGTGGAGCCCGGAACGACGGTCGCGCTCGTCGGACCGAGTGGCGCCGGAAAGACGACGCTCCTCAACCTGGTTCCACGTTTCTACGACCCCGCCGCGGGTCGCGTCACGTTCGATGGGCACGACCTACGCGAACTGCAGATCGCCTCGTTGCGCAATCACATCTCGATCGTGGCACAGGACGTACAGCTCTTTGGGCGCTCCGTGCGTGAGAACATCCGCTATGGCCGCCTCGACGCCTGCGATGCCGACGTGGAGGCTGCAGCCCAGGCTGCCAACGCGCACGACTTTATCACCGCACTTCCGGGGGGCTACGATGCCGAGATCGGCGAGGACGGCGTCAAGCTGTCCGGCGGCCAGCGACAGCGCCTCGCCATCGCCCGCGCGCTGCTCCGGGACCCGGCCGTGCTGCTCTTAGACGAGGCCACGTCCGCGCTCGATGCGGAGAGCGAAGCGCTCGTGCAAGAGGCGCTCGCTCGGTTGATGGACGGCCGCACGACCTTCGTCATCGCCCATCGTCTCGCAACCGTTCGCGACGCCGACCGGATCCTCGTGCTGGACCACGGTCGCATCGTCGAGACGGGCACGCACGACGAACTCGTCGCGCTAGACGGCCTGTACGCTCGTCTCGCAGCGATGCAGTTCAACGGGGCCGATGTCGGTTTCACGGGGCCGTCGAGTGAAAACGGAGCGACGGAGCTGCTGATGTCGTGA
- a CDS encoding pectin acetylesterase-family hydrolase gives MRSLLVFLAGLTLVACSSPITPEAEPVGLFDDAPYLPTLASAQASDWQFLQPNGMQCRDGSRTGFGLRRESGSPNLLILLQGGGACYDFFSCLTNPSRFSKGDFDAFIAEFGQTGVFDSDNQDNPFAGWNVVFVPYCTGDVHSGSSPNTDVPGILGRQDFVGYGNMEAMLGRIQGQAKRARQVVLAGTSAGGFGVVGTYGLVGDELSPAPVDFLNDSGPVPSLDNVLSPSLQSQWRDLWNLDAALPSGCDDCSLPNGDGLENVTPFYAENNPDRSFGLLSYNRDFVIRTFFGFPGATAFEDGLYDVRSSLPPSNSGTFFPTGEGHTFLLSPEFYSVRVNGTTAADWTTSFVAGAPTDLPASRPAVSVPLAAAD, from the coding sequence ATGCGTAGCCTTCTCGTTTTCCTCGCAGGCCTGACCCTCGTTGCCTGTTCGTCGCCGATCACCCCCGAAGCCGAACCTGTCGGCCTTTTCGACGACGCACCGTACCTCCCTACGCTCGCTTCAGCGCAAGCGTCGGACTGGCAGTTTCTCCAACCCAACGGCATGCAGTGCCGTGACGGCTCGCGCACCGGCTTCGGGCTGCGCCGCGAGTCCGGCTCGCCGAACTTGCTGATCCTGCTCCAGGGCGGCGGTGCGTGCTACGACTTTTTCTCGTGCCTTACCAACCCCTCCCGATTCAGCAAAGGCGACTTCGACGCCTTCATCGCAGAGTTCGGCCAGACGGGCGTCTTCGACAGCGATAACCAGGACAACCCCTTCGCGGGCTGGAACGTCGTCTTCGTTCCCTACTGCACCGGCGACGTGCACAGCGGTAGTAGCCCCAATACGGACGTACCGGGCATCCTTGGCCGACAAGACTTCGTGGGCTACGGCAACATGGAAGCCATGCTCGGCCGCATCCAGGGACAAGCGAAGCGTGCGCGCCAGGTGGTACTTGCCGGTACGAGTGCTGGCGGGTTTGGGGTGGTCGGTACTTATGGGTTGGTGGGTGACGAGTTGTCGCCTGCGCCCGTCGACTTTCTGAACGACTCCGGGCCAGTCCCGTCGCTGGACAACGTGCTTTCGCCCAGTCTACAGTCACAGTGGCGTGACCTCTGGAACCTGGATGCGGCGCTGCCCTCTGGATGTGATGACTGCTCGCTGCCCAATGGGGATGGCCTCGAAAACGTGACGCCGTTCTACGCTGAGAACAACCCCGACCGCTCCTTCGGCCTGCTGTCCTACAACCGGGACTTCGTCATCCGAACCTTCTTTGGGTTCCCAGGCGCGACTGCGTTTGAAGACGGCCTCTACGACGTCCGGTCCTCATTACCGCCTTCCAACAGCGGGACGTTTTTCCCGACGGGCGAAGGACACACCTTCCTCCTCAGCCCTGAGTTCTACTCGGTCCGAGTGAACGGGACGACGGCTGCCGACTGGACGACGTCGTTTGTCGCGGGGGCGCCGACGGACCTCCCCGCGTCTCGCCCTGCGGTCTCGGTTCCCTTGGCCGCGGCTGACTAG
- a CDS encoding nuclear transport factor 2 family protein, with amino-acid sequence MPGPPLPDVDARAIRALHDLWVRAEIAGDVETLLGCCTPDVCWITDDGEEVEIGHDAGRRLFTSPLRLLDLQTEITDLYGAEGIAYKSCRYEARHRAPDGSFTASRGTHLWILHRLSEGWRVSLVTWHRSRRR; translated from the coding sequence ATGCCCGGTCCCCCGCTCCCCGACGTCGATGCCCGCGCCATCCGCGCCCTGCATGACCTCTGGGTGCGTGCCGAGATCGCGGGCGACGTCGAGACGCTCCTCGGCTGCTGCACGCCTGACGTTTGCTGGATCACCGATGACGGCGAGGAGGTCGAGATCGGCCACGACGCCGGGCGACGGCTCTTCACCTCGCCCCTGCGCCTGCTCGACCTCCAGACAGAGATCACCGACCTCTACGGCGCCGAGGGCATCGCCTACAAGTCGTGCCGCTATGAAGCGCGGCACCGCGCTCCGGATGGGAGCTTCACGGCCAGCCGAGGCACCCATCTGTGGATCTTGCACCGGCTCAGCGAAGGCTGGCGCGTCTCGCTCGTGACCTGGCATCGTTCGCGGCGTCGGTGA